One segment of Tenrec ecaudatus isolate mTenEca1 chromosome 1, mTenEca1.hap1, whole genome shotgun sequence DNA contains the following:
- the LOC142439598 gene encoding alpha-1,3-mannosyl-glycoprotein 4-beta-N-acetylglucosaminyltransferase-like protein MGAT4E has product MHFASSLSDYFLLIGDQVHCTPNFVTTMYGALQAWEEQPWTTLEFSSLSFSGKVFHASDLSRLASFLLLFQGAPTDRLLSEFRLLSNQNVPIRLSPSLFQHVGNFSQLEDACFSVEREKVFGDPDNPSGSVITDMFALLNTLPQDAYTLGEDYFFTYDPVRGNHLTVVLEEPQKVTRIEVLTGSAEDGTHHLQLGQIELGSDPMGQPRDCVRYVLLGPLVQGNLDQRVFYEEEDSVKKMSCIRLLALGSEQSWLVIRKIKVWMESG; this is encoded by the coding sequence ATGCACTTTGCCAGCAGCCTCTCTGACTACTTCCTGCTGATAGGGGACCAGGTTCACTGCACCCCTAACTTTGTTACTACGATGTATGGGGCATTACAGGCCTGGGAAGAGCAGCCTTGGACCACCCTGGAGTTCTCCAGCCTGAGTTTCTCTGGGAAAGTGTTCCACGCGAGTGACCTCTCCCGCCTGGCCtcgttcctcctcctcttccagggTGCTCCGACGGACCGGCTTCTCTCTGAATTCCGCCTGCTTTCAAACCAAAATGTTCCCATCCGTTTAAGTCCCTCTCTCTTCCAGCACGTGGGTAATTTTTCACAGTTGGAGGACGCGTGCTTCTCCGTGGAGAGGGAAAAGGTCTTTGGAGACCCAGACAACCCCAGTGGCAGTGTAATTACAGACATGTTTGCTCTATTGAACACGTTGCCACAAGACGCTTACACTCTGGGTGAAGATTATTTTTTTACCTATGACCCTGTGCGAGGCAACCACTTGACGGTGGTGTTGGAAGAGCCTCAAAAAGTCACTCGAATAGAGGTGCTGACAGGCTCCGCTGAAGATGGGACGCACCACCTCCAGCTGGGACAAATCGAGCTGGGCTCTGACCCCATGGGGCAGCCCAGAGACTGCGTTCGCTATGTTCTGCTAGGGCCACTGGTGCAAGGGAATTTGGACCAAAGGGTGTTTTATGAAGAAGAAGATTCGGTGAAGAAGATGAGCTGTATACGCCTCCTGGCGTTAGGCTCCGAACAGTCCTGGCTCGTGATTCGGAAGATCAAAGTTTGGATGGAATCTGGTTAG